From Streptomyces griseorubiginosus, one genomic window encodes:
- a CDS encoding WXG100 family type VII secretion target, with translation MSVNSWIDGKVLEILQAAGVELPGGDGDTLRSIARSWDTMGTELTDVVRAVDSAIAGVDRQGWHGDARDAFERHWAEQKQVIRQIADNFHQVADGLRSYADEIDGINKDIIDICVEIAEMEIAGVALSFFTGFISDLVANTAVAERVAKVVELVRLFSAAAEKVGGLLERFTGLSAETVATLERGLATAARISATFAKTGLESFVTNFAADSGSLMLNQAVHGQPVTVGDDLSTGYRAALGTAAFTAVAGTAGARMSGRVGDFLRGDGLLGTTINGAAGNVAGGYTADTIAGADSSTIGQDALANAATGGIGNAQNHGVNHALEQHGSLGGEHLSDRGKLADGTFKNTVGTTLNTGVYAAGSGIESDIQDLTKDE, from the coding sequence GTGAGCGTCAACAGCTGGATCGACGGCAAGGTCCTGGAGATCCTCCAGGCGGCCGGCGTGGAACTCCCGGGCGGCGACGGCGACACGCTCCGCTCCATCGCCCGTTCCTGGGACACCATGGGCACCGAACTGACGGACGTCGTACGGGCCGTGGACTCCGCGATCGCCGGAGTCGACCGGCAGGGCTGGCACGGGGACGCACGGGACGCATTCGAGAGGCACTGGGCCGAGCAGAAGCAGGTCATCCGCCAGATCGCGGACAATTTCCACCAGGTCGCCGACGGCCTGCGGTCCTACGCCGACGAGATCGACGGAATCAACAAGGACATCATCGACATCTGCGTCGAGATCGCCGAGATGGAGATCGCCGGGGTCGCGCTGTCGTTCTTCACCGGGTTCATCTCGGACCTGGTGGCGAATACGGCGGTGGCTGAGCGGGTGGCCAAGGTCGTGGAGCTGGTGCGCCTGTTCTCGGCGGCGGCGGAGAAGGTGGGCGGTCTCCTCGAGAGGTTCACGGGGCTCAGCGCCGAGACCGTAGCCACCTTGGAGCGGGGCCTCGCAACCGCGGCAAGGATCAGCGCGACATTCGCCAAGACGGGGCTGGAGAGCTTCGTGACCAACTTCGCCGCGGACTCGGGAAGCCTGATGCTGAACCAGGCCGTTCACGGGCAGCCGGTGACGGTGGGAGATGACCTCTCAACCGGCTACAGGGCCGCACTCGGTACAGCGGCGTTCACCGCGGTCGCCGGGACCGCGGGAGCCCGTATGTCAGGCCGGGTTGGCGACTTTTTGCGGGGTGACGGCCTTCTCGGCACCACCATTAACGGCGCCGCCGGCAACGTCGCCGGTGGCTACACGGCCGACACGATCGCAGGAGCGGACTCCTCGACGATCGGCCAGGACGCCCTCGCGAACGCCGCTACGGGCGGCATCGGAAACGCCCAGAACCACGGCGTCAACCATGCCCTGGAGCAACACGGGAGCCTCGGTGGAGAACACCTCAGCGACCGGGGGAAACTCGCGGACGGCACCTTCAAGAACACTGTCGGCACCACCCTCAACACAGGCGTCTACGCCGCTGGGTCCGGCATCGAGTCCGACATCCAGGACCTGACGAAGGACGAGTAG
- a CDS encoding WXG100 family type VII secretion target: MGGQFGVDPETLTGLAGRFDREATGLAGPIRTFSGSAAEIGEAFGLLGICDGAADKYRQLLDSTAKALGHLPDVLRSDADRLRLNATQYANSDQTALGYLHTAANTSGGRS, translated from the coding sequence ATGGGCGGGCAGTTCGGGGTGGACCCCGAGACGCTGACGGGGCTGGCGGGCAGGTTCGACCGGGAGGCGACCGGACTTGCGGGGCCGATCAGGACGTTCTCGGGGAGCGCGGCCGAGATCGGTGAGGCGTTCGGGCTGCTCGGGATCTGCGACGGGGCGGCGGACAAGTACCGGCAGTTGCTGGACAGCACGGCGAAGGCGCTCGGCCACCTGCCGGACGTACTGAGGAGCGACGCCGACCGACTGCGGCTGAACGCCACCCAGTACGCGAACTCGGACCAGACTGCCCTCGGTTATCTGCATACCGCCGCCAACACCTCGGGCGGCCGTTCGTGA
- a CDS encoding VOC family protein, translating into MKTLFVSYRVTDLNRSLAFYIALGYIELGRIQAGDTTHLAILSFPDEPSASLELVHRPTDGHVEVGTGFDHLAIQVDTLTDTLTHLTEAGLTPGPIQHPGGPDGPKTSWLTDPDGYRIELVEWPPGHADGITAADFS; encoded by the coding sequence ATGAAAACGCTCTTCGTCTCCTACCGAGTCACCGACCTGAACCGCTCCCTCGCCTTCTACATCGCGCTGGGCTACATCGAACTGGGCAGGATCCAGGCCGGCGACACGACCCACCTCGCAATCCTGAGCTTCCCCGACGAACCGTCCGCCTCCCTCGAACTGGTCCACCGCCCGACCGACGGCCACGTCGAGGTGGGCACGGGTTTCGACCACCTGGCAATCCAGGTGGACACCTTGACCGACACACTGACCCACCTGACCGAGGCAGGCCTGACCCCGGGCCCGATCCAGCACCCGGGCGGCCCCGACGGCCCCAAAACCTCCTGGCTAACGGACCCGGACGGCTACCGAATCGAACTGGTGGAATGGCCCCCCGGCCACGCAGATGGCATCACGGCGGCGGACTTCTCCTGA
- a CDS encoding dihydrofolate reductase family protein, whose protein sequence is MRNPIRLYMSMSLDGYIAGPDDRPGQELGRDGGRLFNWLDDRESDGPSGQVYREALATGALISGRRTFELAKRWHGDHHDGVPILVLTHQVVDGDVPPGHARFVTDVDDCARQAREAAGDRPVMVHGASAAQALLRAGHLDEMEIHLIPVLLGEGRRLFDGLGSAHIELDLVRRLDARDVTHLRYRVRHSEETA, encoded by the coding sequence ATGAGGAATCCGATTCGGCTGTACATGTCGATGTCGCTGGACGGCTACATCGCGGGCCCGGACGACCGACCGGGCCAGGAGCTGGGACGCGACGGTGGCCGGCTGTTCAACTGGCTCGACGACCGGGAGTCCGACGGCCCGAGCGGCCAGGTGTACCGCGAGGCACTGGCGACGGGCGCGCTGATCTCGGGCCGCAGGACCTTCGAACTCGCCAAGCGCTGGCACGGCGACCACCACGACGGCGTGCCGATCCTCGTCCTCACCCACCAGGTGGTGGACGGGGACGTACCCCCCGGCCACGCGCGCTTCGTCACCGACGTGGACGACTGCGCCCGTCAGGCCCGGGAGGCCGCCGGGGACCGCCCGGTCATGGTCCACGGCGCGTCGGCGGCCCAGGCACTCCTGCGCGCCGGACACCTGGACGAGATGGAGATCCACCTGATTCCGGTGCTCCTGGGCGAGGGCCGACGTCTGTTCGACGGCCTGGGCAGTGCTCACATCGAACTCGACCTGGTCCGGCGACTCGACGCCCGGGACGTCACGCACCTGCGCTACCGGGTGCGTCACTCCGAGGAGACCGCATGA
- a CDS encoding SEC-C domain-containing protein, with translation MRPDTPAENVDHNAEAARLERTADRYPEDAEALLVQAAAHLELAGDRPAASSLYDRLLAAQDGLENPYLVRALKAANLWEYGHEAEARAIIEGVRVAAPRDPAPWVIVAEALESHDELEQAQETFTEGARVLLTDVAEPPYSTHPLLFGRHRVRRMLGLAHDEWDTLADTLHSSPVSLDELHDPKRVWSLGSDNPAELEAEISRLRAELGTYREALSRPFPVAVLHWPASELSELLTAYPSLESEYPSHEDHLATIEASLRELSTSGTPNLGIVSGTVPSYEAFAASEGSSPADTALLPQYATTLAARGRAVEWPPQRGTACWCGSGRVYGECHGE, from the coding sequence ATGCGCCCCGACACGCCTGCCGAGAACGTCGACCACAACGCCGAAGCGGCACGCCTGGAGCGGACCGCCGACCGGTACCCCGAGGACGCCGAGGCCCTGCTCGTGCAGGCCGCGGCCCATCTGGAACTGGCCGGCGACCGCCCCGCCGCGTCCTCCCTCTACGACCGCCTGCTGGCCGCGCAGGACGGCCTGGAGAACCCGTATCTCGTCCGCGCCCTGAAGGCCGCGAACCTCTGGGAGTACGGCCATGAGGCCGAGGCCCGCGCGATCATCGAGGGCGTCCGCGTGGCGGCTCCCCGGGACCCGGCGCCCTGGGTGATCGTGGCGGAGGCCCTGGAGTCCCACGACGAGCTGGAGCAGGCGCAGGAAACGTTCACGGAGGGCGCGAGGGTCCTCCTGACGGACGTGGCGGAGCCGCCGTACTCCACGCATCCTCTGTTGTTCGGCCGTCACCGCGTCCGCAGGATGCTCGGCCTGGCCCACGACGAGTGGGACACCCTGGCGGACACCCTCCACTCCTCCCCGGTGTCCCTGGACGAACTGCACGACCCGAAGCGCGTCTGGTCCCTCGGCTCGGACAACCCGGCGGAGCTGGAGGCGGAGATCAGCCGCCTGCGCGCCGAACTCGGCACGTACCGGGAGGCGTTGTCGCGTCCGTTCCCGGTGGCGGTCCTGCACTGGCCGGCATCCGAACTCTCGGAGCTCCTGACGGCGTACCCCTCGCTGGAGTCGGAGTACCCCTCCCACGAGGACCACCTGGCGACCATAGAGGCCTCCCTGCGCGAACTCTCCACGTCCGGCACCCCGAACCTGGGCATCGTCTCGGGCACGGTCCCGTCGTACGAGGCGTTCGCGGCGTCGGAGGGTTCGTCCCCCGCGGACACGGCCCTGCTCCCCCAGTACGCGACGACACTGGCGGCCCGGGGCCGCGCGGTGGAGTGGCCGCCGCAGCGGGGGACGGCGTGCTGGTGCGGGTCGGGGCGGGTTTATGGGGAGTGCCACGGGGAGTGA
- a CDS encoding beta-1,6-galactanase gives MIRRRTLLTAAGGTLLGSALATGTARADATIAVSPGTSYGTWEGWGTSLAWWANVFGARDDFADIFFTTKSTTYNGTSLPGLGLNIARYNLGACSWNTVGGESMVASANIPAFKQIEGYWQDWNNEDPTSSAWKWTADANQRAMLVKATSRGATSELFANSPMWWMCQNHNPSGASGGGNNLQTWNYRQHASHLASVALYAKNNWGVNFSTVDAFNEPSSSWWTATGTQEGCHMDATVQSAVLPYLRSELNNRGLTGVKISASDETSYDLARTTWNSFSSTTKGYVNQVNVHGYQGADGRRDLLYTDVVTTAGKKLWNSETGDGDGTGYTTAFNLLYDFRWLHPTAWVYWQVMDPTAGWGVIKYDGSTLQAGAIETKYYVLAQFSRHIRPGMKILDTGVSNAVAAYDSSAKRLVIVALNTSTSAQTLTFDLSRFTTVTGGSGGLVPRWNTVTTGGDKYTSYSNTFLSGKSVAVPFAAKAVQTLQIDGVTI, from the coding sequence ATGATCCGACGCAGAACGCTGCTGACAGCCGCAGGAGGCACCCTCCTCGGCAGCGCACTGGCCACCGGCACCGCTCGCGCGGACGCCACGATCGCGGTCAGCCCGGGGACGTCGTACGGCACCTGGGAGGGCTGGGGCACGTCGCTGGCCTGGTGGGCCAACGTGTTCGGCGCGCGGGACGACTTCGCCGACATCTTCTTCACCACCAAGTCGACCACCTACAACGGCACTTCGCTGCCCGGCCTCGGCCTCAACATCGCCCGCTACAACCTGGGCGCGTGCAGCTGGAACACGGTGGGCGGCGAGTCGATGGTCGCGTCGGCGAACATCCCCGCCTTCAAGCAGATCGAGGGCTACTGGCAGGACTGGAACAACGAGGACCCGACCTCCTCGGCCTGGAAGTGGACGGCGGACGCCAACCAGCGGGCGATGCTGGTCAAGGCCACGTCACGCGGGGCCACTTCGGAGCTGTTCGCCAACTCCCCCATGTGGTGGATGTGCCAGAACCACAACCCCTCCGGCGCCTCCGGCGGCGGCAACAACCTCCAGACGTGGAACTACCGCCAGCACGCCTCCCACCTCGCCTCGGTGGCCCTCTACGCCAAGAACAACTGGGGCGTGAACTTCTCGACGGTCGACGCCTTCAACGAGCCCTCCTCGTCCTGGTGGACGGCGACCGGCACGCAGGAGGGCTGCCACATGGACGCGACGGTCCAGTCGGCCGTACTGCCGTACCTGCGCAGCGAGTTGAACAACCGAGGCCTGACCGGTGTGAAGATCTCGGCCTCGGACGAGACGAGCTACGACCTCGCCCGCACCACCTGGAACTCCTTCAGCTCGACCACGAAGGGGTACGTCAACCAGGTCAACGTGCACGGCTACCAGGGCGCGGACGGCCGCAGGGACCTGCTCTACACGGACGTGGTGACCACGGCAGGCAAGAAGCTCTGGAACTCCGAGACCGGCGACGGCGACGGCACCGGTTACACCACGGCCTTCAACCTCCTCTACGACTTCCGCTGGCTGCACCCCACGGCGTGGGTGTACTGGCAGGTCATGGACCCGACGGCGGGCTGGGGAGTGATCAAGTACGACGGCAGCACCCTCCAGGCCGGCGCGATCGAGACGAAGTACTACGTGCTGGCCCAGTTCAGCCGGCACATCCGCCCCGGCATGAAGATCCTCGACACGGGTGTGAGCAACGCGGTCGCGGCCTACGACTCCTCGGCCAAGCGCCTGGTCATCGTGGCCCTGAACACCTCGACCTCGGCCCAGACCCTGACCTTCGACCTGTCCCGCTTCACCACGGTGACCGGCGGCTCGGGCGGCCTGGTCCCGCGCTGGAACACGGTGACGACGGGAGGCGACAAGTACACGTCGTACTCGAACACCTTCCTGAGCGGGAAGTCGGTGGCGGTGCCGTTCGCGGCGAAGGCGGTGCAGACGCTGCAGATCGACGGCGTGACGATCTGA
- a CDS encoding class E sortase: MRSRIVHHGIRRRRARRRRALWTGGEVLVTVGVVLLLLVVHQLWWTNRQAREGARHQVEALEREWGEGQGDGRSAGQGQDPGGDGTTTSTQDGGTPSATKPRRTTNSRPTRPTWSQAYAILTVPRLHLRVPVAEGVGKESVLNKGYVGHYPGTGQPGQVGNFALAGHRNTHGEPFRYVNRLAPGDTVEVETRSAVYTYAVDRTLRQTSARDSGVIRAIPRSTVRPAYGYTAPGRFITLTTCTPEYTSRYRLVVWGKLVSTRPR; the protein is encoded by the coding sequence ATGCGGTCCCGCATCGTGCACCACGGCATCCGGCGCCGGCGCGCCCGGCGCCGCCGCGCCCTGTGGACCGGCGGCGAGGTCCTGGTGACCGTCGGGGTCGTCCTGCTGCTCCTCGTCGTCCACCAGCTGTGGTGGACCAACCGGCAGGCCCGGGAGGGCGCCCGGCACCAGGTCGAGGCGCTGGAGCGGGAGTGGGGTGAGGGCCAGGGCGACGGCCGGAGCGCGGGTCAGGGACAGGACCCGGGCGGCGACGGCACCACCACGTCCACGCAGGACGGCGGCACACCCTCCGCCACGAAACCCCGGCGCACCACCAACTCCAGGCCCACGCGGCCCACTTGGTCCCAGGCCTACGCCATCCTCACCGTCCCCCGCCTCCACCTCCGCGTCCCCGTCGCCGAGGGCGTCGGCAAGGAGAGCGTGCTCAACAAGGGGTACGTCGGTCACTACCCCGGCACCGGACAGCCGGGCCAGGTCGGCAACTTCGCGCTCGCCGGGCACCGCAACACCCACGGCGAGCCCTTCCGGTACGTCAACCGCCTCGCGCCCGGGGACACCGTCGAGGTGGAGACCCGGAGCGCGGTCTACACGTACGCCGTGGACCGGACCCTGCGCCAGACCTCGGCTCGCGACTCGGGAGTGATCCGCGCGATCCCGCGTTCGACGGTCCGTCCCGCCTACGGCTACACCGCGCCCGGTCGCTTCATCACCCTTACCACCTGCACTCCGGAGTACACGTCCCGGTACCGGCTCGTGGTGTGGGGCAAGCTGGTCTCGACGCGGCCGCGTTGA
- a CDS encoding MFS transporter, with the protein MPRFNERTLAEVKRPTTTPESSARPRATLALTSAATAVALMTYTAPMVTLPDVAADLHTPLSAQAWLLNGTPLGLAALLLVAGSLADDYGRRRIFVAGTLALGLTTALGALTSSTWLFTLARIAQGAASAALLASSLGLIVHAFPSPRGRLHATGVWGAFVSGGIAVGPLLSGALPSWRVSYGVLGAAAVLVAALSARLLSESRAPRGGRPDLPGAVTFGLALVALVAALTLGRDGWLRAPVALLLLASVALLALFAAVERRSATPMIDLGLLRHRRFLASSSGGLFTGFAVIGLFSFLPALLQQTLGMSAMHTAWLFLLWSGLSFAVALQVRRLAGRVPPRWQLALGFLLHAAGVLTMLGSLDAGSWVRLLPGLLIAGVGSGLLNAALPLLAVESVPAARAAMGSGAQQTFRYIGSCAGVALTIAIATSSGSGLAHGADLAMLVSAGLALVAAASVVALRER; encoded by the coding sequence ATGCCAAGGTTCAATGAACGAACTCTCGCTGAGGTGAAGCGGCCGACGACCACCCCCGAGTCGTCGGCGCGCCCCCGCGCCACCCTCGCCCTGACCAGCGCCGCCACCGCCGTGGCCCTGATGACGTACACCGCGCCGATGGTCACGCTCCCCGACGTCGCCGCCGACCTGCACACCCCGCTCTCCGCCCAGGCCTGGCTCCTGAACGGCACCCCGCTCGGCCTCGCCGCCCTCCTCCTGGTCGCCGGCAGCCTCGCCGACGACTACGGCCGCCGCCGGATCTTCGTCGCGGGCACCCTGGCACTCGGCCTGACCACCGCCCTCGGCGCGCTGACCTCCTCCACCTGGCTGTTCACCCTGGCCCGGATCGCCCAGGGCGCGGCCAGCGCGGCCCTCCTGGCGAGCAGCCTGGGCCTGATCGTCCACGCGTTCCCCTCACCGAGAGGCCGCCTGCACGCCACCGGCGTCTGGGGCGCGTTCGTGAGCGGCGGCATCGCGGTCGGCCCGCTGCTGAGCGGCGCGCTGCCGAGCTGGAGAGTGTCGTACGGCGTTCTCGGCGCCGCCGCCGTGCTCGTGGCCGCCCTGTCCGCACGCCTGCTGTCGGAGTCCCGGGCCCCGCGCGGCGGGCGCCCCGACCTCCCGGGCGCCGTGACCTTCGGGCTCGCCCTGGTCGCCCTGGTGGCGGCGCTGACGCTGGGCCGGGACGGCTGGCTCCGGGCGCCCGTGGCCCTGTTGTTGCTGGCGTCCGTCGCCCTGCTGGCCCTGTTCGCCGCGGTTGAGCGGCGCTCGGCGACCCCGATGATCGACCTGGGCCTGCTCCGCCACCGCCGTTTCCTCGCCTCCTCCTCCGGCGGCCTGTTCACGGGGTTCGCGGTGATCGGCCTGTTCAGCTTCCTGCCGGCCCTCCTCCAGCAGACCCTCGGCATGAGCGCGATGCACACGGCCTGGCTCTTCCTCCTGTGGTCCGGCCTGTCCTTCGCGGTCGCCCTCCAGGTCAGGCGCCTCGCGGGCCGGGTGCCGCCGCGGTGGCAACTCGCCCTCGGCTTCCTGCTGCACGCGGCCGGCGTCCTGACCATGCTGGGCTCGCTCGACGCGGGATCCTGGGTACGGCTGCTGCCGGGTCTGCTGATCGCCGGCGTGGGCAGCGGCCTGCTGAACGCGGCGCTCCCGCTGCTCGCGGTGGAGTCCGTCCCGGCGGCCCGGGCGGCGATGGGCTCGGGCGCCCAGCAGACCTTCCGCTACATCGGCTCCTGCGCCGGAGTCGCCCTGACGATCGCCATCGCCACGTCGTCGGGCAGCGGCCTGGCCCACGGCGCGGACCTGGCGATGCTGGTCTCGGCGGGGCTGGCGCTGGTGGCGGCGGCGAGCGTGGTGGCGCTGCGGGAGCGGTGA
- a CDS encoding helix-turn-helix domain-containing protein: MALGKDYATQECSIARALEIVGERWTLLVVRDALYGVRRYNDFLVHLGIPRAVLAARLQMLTEEGILEKRRYQESPPRDEYVITDRGAALWPTLRALSRWGREHHDGSVLLVFQHADCGTELGSYGECPACATVVPVEDVLMRPGPDLDPDPPNPVSRALRKPKRLLQPLVVDQV; the protein is encoded by the coding sequence ATGGCACTGGGCAAGGACTACGCGACACAGGAATGCTCGATCGCCCGCGCGCTGGAGATCGTCGGCGAGCGCTGGACCCTGCTCGTCGTCCGCGACGCCCTCTACGGCGTCCGGCGCTACAACGACTTCCTGGTCCACCTCGGCATCCCGCGCGCGGTCCTCGCCGCCCGCCTCCAGATGCTCACCGAGGAGGGCATCCTCGAAAAGCGCCGGTACCAGGAGTCCCCGCCCCGCGACGAGTACGTGATCACCGACCGCGGCGCCGCCCTGTGGCCGACCCTGCGCGCCCTCAGCCGCTGGGGCCGCGAGCACCACGACGGCAGCGTGCTCCTCGTCTTCCAGCACGCCGACTGCGGCACCGAACTCGGCTCCTACGGCGAATGCCCCGCCTGCGCCACCGTCGTACCGGTCGAGGACGTCCTCATGCGCCCCGGTCCGGACCTCGACCCCGACCCCCCGAACCCGGTCAGCAGGGCCCTGCGCAAGCCGAAGAGGCTCTTGCAGCCCCTCGTGGTCGATCAGGTATAA
- a CDS encoding DUF6412 domain-containing protein, with the protein MRRSWTSVRPAAVLLLLVLDVVLLDTGSLSAAVALAATAAAGSAFAACSLLASRCAPAVPPTRVRTAIRDRDRRTAFLPQRDPDAKGRPRPRAPGHALRTTTA; encoded by the coding sequence ATGCGCCGCAGCTGGACGTCGGTGCGTCCCGCCGCCGTGCTGCTGCTCCTCGTCCTCGACGTCGTCCTGCTCGACACCGGCAGCCTCTCCGCCGCCGTGGCGCTCGCCGCGACCGCCGCGGCCGGGTCCGCCTTCGCCGCCTGCTCGCTGCTCGCCTCGCGCTGCGCGCCCGCCGTGCCGCCCACCCGGGTCCGTACGGCCATCCGCGACCGGGACCGCCGTACGGCCTTCCTCCCGCAGCGCGACCCCGACGCCAAGGGCCGCCCCCGCCCCCGAGCCCCCGGTCACGCCCTCCGGACGACCACCGCGTAG
- a CDS encoding YidC/Oxa1 family membrane protein insertase produces MSVFADLVQHLADLLHPLFGATAAAAAIVLFTAFVRLLVHPLSRAAARGQKARTRLQPKIAELRKKHKDSPEKLQKAVMALHAEEKVSPLSGCLPGLLQMPAFFLLYHLFSNTTIGGRANALLGHELFAAPLGGRWADALGDGGMFGGAGLVYVCLFTFVILVATFNYRRTKRMMAANPVLPVTDGQPVPGAGAVGRFMPYMSFLTLFTVAVVPLAAALYVVTSSTWAAVERAVLYR; encoded by the coding sequence ATGTCTGTCTTCGCTGATCTTGTGCAACATCTGGCCGACCTGCTCCACCCCCTCTTCGGCGCCACCGCGGCCGCCGCCGCGATCGTCCTGTTCACCGCTTTCGTACGACTGCTCGTGCACCCCCTGTCCCGCGCCGCCGCCCGCGGCCAGAAGGCCCGCACCAGGCTCCAGCCGAAGATCGCCGAGCTGCGGAAGAAGCACAAGGACAGCCCCGAGAAGCTCCAGAAGGCGGTGATGGCACTGCACGCGGAGGAGAAGGTCTCCCCGCTCTCCGGCTGTCTGCCCGGCCTGCTCCAGATGCCCGCCTTCTTCCTGCTGTACCACCTCTTCTCCAACACCACGATCGGCGGCCGGGCCAACGCCCTGCTGGGCCACGAACTGTTCGCCGCACCGCTCGGCGGGCGCTGGGCGGACGCGCTCGGGGACGGCGGGATGTTCGGGGGAGCGGGGCTCGTGTACGTCTGCCTGTTCACGTTCGTGATCCTGGTGGCGACCTTCAACTACCGCCGTACCAAGCGGATGATGGCCGCGAACCCGGTCCTTCCGGTGACGGACGGCCAGCCGGTGCCCGGTGCCGGCGCGGTGGGCAGGTTCATGCCGTACATGTCCTTCCTCACCCTGTTCACCGTGGCGGTGGTGCCGCTCGCCGCCGCGCTGTACGTGGTGACCAGCTCGACGTGGGCCGCGGTCGAGAGGGCCGTCCTCTACCGCTGA
- a CDS encoding fumarylacetoacetate hydrolase family protein has translation MKLLRVGTPGSETPALLDADGVLRDLTGVVDDIDGTLLADDAALGRVRAAAESGDLPVLDATGLRVGPPLARIGKIVCIGLNYHDHARETGAEPPAEPVIFFKAADTVVGPYDTVLVPRKSEKTDWEVELAVVIGRTARYLESAEEGLAHVAGYAVSHDVSEREFQIERGGTWDKGKNCETFNPLGPWLVTADEAGDPQDLSLKLWVNGELKQDGTTAEQIFPVGEVVRYVSHFMTLYPGDVINTGTPAGVALGEPEPKPYLRAGDVVELEISGLGRQRQEFKNA, from the coding sequence ATGAAGCTGCTGCGAGTCGGAACGCCGGGATCGGAGACGCCCGCCCTGCTGGACGCCGACGGGGTGCTGCGGGACCTGACCGGTGTCGTGGACGACATCGACGGGACGCTGCTCGCCGACGACGCTGCACTCGGCCGGGTCCGCGCGGCCGCGGAGTCCGGGGACCTGCCGGTGCTCGACGCGACCGGGCTGCGGGTCGGGCCGCCGCTCGCACGCATCGGCAAGATCGTCTGCATCGGGCTCAACTACCACGACCACGCCCGCGAGACCGGGGCCGAGCCGCCCGCCGAGCCGGTGATCTTCTTCAAGGCCGCGGACACGGTGGTGGGCCCGTACGACACGGTCCTCGTGCCGCGGAAGTCCGAGAAGACCGACTGGGAGGTCGAGCTGGCGGTCGTCATCGGGCGTACGGCCCGGTATCTGGAGTCCGCCGAGGAGGGGCTCGCCCATGTCGCCGGGTACGCGGTGTCGCACGACGTGTCCGAGCGGGAGTTCCAGATCGAGCGCGGCGGGACGTGGGACAAGGGGAAGAACTGCGAGACGTTCAACCCCCTCGGGCCGTGGCTGGTGACAGCGGACGAGGCGGGCGATCCCCAGGACCTCTCGCTGAAGCTGTGGGTCAACGGGGAGCTGAAGCAGGACGGGACGACCGCCGAGCAGATCTTCCCCGTGGGTGAAGTGGTGCGGTACGTCAGCCACTTCATGACCCTGTACCCCGGTGACGTCATCAACACCGGTACGCCGGCGGGGGTCGCGCTGGGTGAGCCCGAGCCCAAGCCGTACTTGCGGGCGGGAGATGTGGTGGAGCTGGAGATCTCCGGACTCGGGCGTCAGCGCCAGGAGTTCAAGAACGCCTAG
- a CDS encoding LLM class F420-dependent oxidoreductase, producing the protein MKQSVGRYGIWNGGGLRSEEPERRGELAETAAELEELGFGALWLGGSSATHHAVPLVEATSRIVVGTSIQSIWQYDAGTAAAAYAELDKAHPGRFALGLGVSHAKFAEQYRRPYSALVDYLDALDAAGGPAEGRLLAALGPKTIELARDRAAGSIPYLISAEQTAKSRELLGEGPLLAPELKVVLESDPTRARTLARDYLAIYLGLPNYTNNFLRNGFTEDDLKDGGSDRLVDAVYAWGTEERIRARIDEYLAAGADHVALQVVDGGPRYDLPREAWRRLAALLR; encoded by the coding sequence CTGAAGCAATCCGTCGGACGGTACGGCATCTGGAACGGCGGCGGCCTGCGCTCCGAGGAGCCGGAACGCCGAGGCGAACTCGCTGAGACGGCGGCCGAGTTGGAGGAGCTGGGCTTCGGCGCCCTCTGGCTCGGCGGCAGCAGCGCCACCCACCACGCCGTCCCGCTGGTCGAGGCGACCTCCCGGATCGTGGTCGGCACCAGCATCCAGAGCATCTGGCAGTACGACGCCGGGACCGCCGCGGCCGCGTACGCCGAGCTCGACAAGGCCCACCCCGGGCGCTTCGCCCTGGGCCTCGGCGTCAGCCACGCCAAGTTCGCCGAGCAGTACCGGCGCCCGTACTCCGCCCTGGTGGACTACCTGGACGCCCTCGACGCGGCAGGGGGCCCGGCGGAGGGCCGTCTCCTGGCGGCGCTGGGCCCGAAGACCATCGAGCTCGCCCGGGACCGCGCGGCCGGTTCGATCCCGTACCTGATCAGCGCGGAGCAGACGGCGAAGTCCCGTGAACTCCTGGGCGAGGGGCCCCTGTTGGCCCCGGAGCTGAAGGTGGTCCTGGAGTCCGACCCCACGAGGGCCCGCACCCTGGCCCGCGACTACCTCGCCATATACCTGGGCCTGCCCAACTACACCAACAACTTCCTCCGCAACGGCTTCACGGAGGACGACCTGAAGGACGGCGGCAGCGACCGTCTGGTCGACGCGGTGTACGCCTGGGGCACGGAGGAGCGGATCCGCGCCCGCATCGACGAGTACCTCGCCGCGGGCGCGGACCACGTGGCCCTCCAGGTGGTGGACGGAGGCCCGCGCTACGACCTCCCGAGGGAGGCCTGGCGCAGGCTGGCGGCACTACTGAGGTGA